The Accipiter gentilis chromosome 34, bAccGen1.1, whole genome shotgun sequence genome has a segment encoding these proteins:
- the PDE6H gene encoding retinal cone rhodopsin-sensitive cGMP 3',5'-cyclic phosphodiesterase subunit gamma, with protein sequence MSENPPANLNAGDAPAGPTTPRKGPPKFKQRQTRQFKSKPPKKGVKGFGDDIPGMEGLGTDITVICPWEAFSHLELHELAQFGII encoded by the exons ATGAGTGAGAACCCACCCGCCAACCTCAACGCTGGAGATGCTCCAGCTGGTCCCACCACACCACGCAAGGGGCCTCCCAAGTTCAAGCAAAGACAGACAAGGCAGTTCAAGAGCAAGCCCCCTAAAAAAGGAGTAAAAGG GTTTGGAGATGACATCCCAGGCATGGAGGGACTGGGCACAG ATATCACAGTGATTTGCCCATGGGAAGCTTTCAGCCATCTGGAACTGCACGAGCTGGCCCAATTTGGGATCATCTAA